GACGTATCGCCTGCACGTACCCTCCTGTTGATGACCGGTGCCGCACGTCCTAGCGTCGCATCGGTGGAAGGGTAAAAGCCATATTGATGGCCAGCGAAACTTGATCGGTCGCCGAGCCCACAGGCTGGGAAGCGGGCGAAAAGTGGATCGAGCGTTCGAAGACGCGGCCGGATCAGCGCCCGGCCGGCCGGGGCGTGCCGATCCGGGTGACCCCGGAGCCGTGTTCGACAAGGGGTGCGACAAGCGCGGCCAGGACCCCGCCGAGCAGTGGGAAGAGGATGAACACCCAGAGCTGGCCGAGCGCGTGCGTTCCGGAGAAGATCGCCGGCCCGAAGGCGCGGGCCGGGTTCACCGCGGCCCCGGTCAGCGCGACGCCGACCAGGTTCGCCACGCCCAGCGCCAGCCCGATGGCCAGGCCGGCGAAGCCGGACAGATCGGTGCTGCGCTTGCCCACCACCAGCACGACCAGGACGAAGAGGAAGGTCAGCACGGTTTCCAGCAGCATCGCGCCACCGGCGTTGATGTGGGTGCCGTAGCCATTGGCGCCCAGCACGCCGGTCTGGTCGGTCACCCCGCCCCAGTGCACAAGCACCCAGAGCAGGAAGGCCGCCAGAGCGGCGCCGGCGAACTGAGCGACCCAGTACACCACCGCCCCGAACAGTGAGATCTTGCCGGAGAGCAGCACGCCGAGGGTCACCGCCGGGTTCACGTGCGCGCCGGAGAGCTGACCGATGGTGTAGACCAAGGCGAGCATCACGAACCCGAACGCCAGCGAGACCACCACCACGCCGCCCTCGACGCGGGCCGCGACGGCGCTGCCCACGCCGAAGAACACCAGCAGGAACGTGCCGATGAACTCGGCCACGTAGCGCCTGACGTCAACCATGACGTCAGTCTTGCCCAATGATCGCCTGCGAGTGGACGTTTCGGCAGGTCATCCCCGGTTCAGGCGGATCCGGGGCGGTTCAGGCGGCGGTACACCGGAGCCACCCGCCGGTGCAACGCCCGGTAGACGTCGAAGATCTCCTCGTACCTCGCCCGATGGGCCGGGTTCGGCGCGAAGACCCGGTCGGTGCGCATCAACGCCGGGATGTCGGCGAAGCTGAGCAGCCCGGTGCCGACCGCGCCGATCCAGCCCGCGCCGCGCGCGTTGACGGCG
This DNA window, taken from Micromonospora sp. FIMYZ51, encodes the following:
- a CDS encoding aquaporin produces the protein MVDVRRYVAEFIGTFLLVFFGVGSAVAARVEGGVVVVSLAFGFVMLALVYTIGQLSGAHVNPAVTLGVLLSGKISLFGAVVYWVAQFAGAALAAFLLWVLVHWGGVTDQTGVLGANGYGTHINAGGAMLLETVLTFLFVLVVLVVGKRSTDLSGFAGLAIGLALGVANLVGVALTGAAVNPARAFGPAIFSGTHALGQLWVFILFPLLGGVLAALVAPLVEHGSGVTRIGTPRPAGR